Genomic window (Oryza sativa Japonica Group chromosome 3, ASM3414082v1):
ATGcatctccgcctcctcctcctcctcgtcggcgtcgccgccgcggcggcggacgccgacgccgacgccgacgcgctgCTGGCGGCGAAGGCCGCCATGTCGGACCCGACCGGCGCGCTGGCGTCGTGGGGCGGCAACGGGACCAGGACgaacaccaccgccgccgccgcggcacacTGCGCGTGGGCGGGCGTGACGTGCAGCTCCCGCGGCGCGGTGGTTGGCCTCGACGTGTCCGGGCTCAACCTCTCCGGCGCGCTGCCGGCGGAGCTGACCGGGCTCCGCGGGCTCATGCGGCTGTCCGTCGGCGCCAATGCCTTCTCCGGCCCCATCCCGGCGTCGTTGGGGCGGCTCCAGTTCCTCACCTACCTCAACCTCTCCAACAACGCGTTCAATGGCTCCTTCCCGGCGGCGCTCGCGCGCCTCCGGGGGCTCCGGGTGCTCGACCTCTACAACAACAACCTCACCAGCCCGCTCCCCATGGAGGTGGTGCAGATGCCGCTGCTCCGCCACCTGCACCTCGGCGGCAACTTCTTCTCCGGTGAGATCCCGCCGGAGTACGGGCGGTGGGGCCGGATGCAGTATCTCGCCGTCTCCGGGAACGAGCTCTCCGGCAAAATCCCGCCGGAGTTGGGGAATCTGACGAGCCTCAGGGAGCTGTACATTGGTTACTACAACAGCTACTCCGGTGGGCTCCCACCGGAGTTGGGGAACCTGACCGAGCTCGTCCGCCTCGACGCCGCCAACTGCGGGCTCTCCGGCGAGATACCGCCGGAGCTCGGGAAGCTGCAGAACCTCGACACGCTGTTCTTGCAGGTGAAcagcctcgccggcggcatACCGTCGGAGCTGGGTTACCTCAAGAGCCTGAGTTCTTTGGACCTATCGAACAATGTCCTCACCGGCGAGATTCCGGCGAGCTTCTCCGAGCTCAAGAACCTGACGCTGCTCAACCTGTTCCGGAACAAGCTGCGTGGTGACATCCCTGATTTCGTCGGCGACCTGCCCAGCCTCGAGGTGCTGCAGCTCTGGGAGAACAACTTCACCGGCGgcgtgccgcgccgcctcggccgcAATGGCCGCCTCCAGCTGCTCGACCTCTCGTCGAACAGGCTCACCGGCACGCTGCCGCCGGAGCTCTGCGCCGGTGGCAAGATGCACACGCTCATCGCGCTTGGCAACTTCTTGTTCGGCGCCATCCCGGACTCCCTTGGTGAATGCAAGTCCTTGAGCCGTGTTCGTCTTGGGGAGAACTACTTGAACGGCTCAATTCCGAAGGGTCTCTTTGAGCTGCCGAAGCTGACGCAGGTTGAGCTGCAAGATAACCTCCTCACAGGCAATTTCCCGGCCGTGTCCGGCGCTGCGGCGCCTAATCTTGGGGAGATCAGCCTGTCCAACAACCAGCTCACTGGTGCGCTGCCGGCATCAATTGGAAACTTTTCTGGTGTTCAGAAGCTGCTTCTTGATCGGAATTCATTCTCTGGTGTCGTTCCACCTGAGATTGGGCGACTGCAGAAACTCTCCAAGGCTGACCTTAGCAGCAATGCGCTTGAGGGAGGTGTACCACCGGAGATTGGGAAATGCCGGTTGCTCACTTACTTGGACTTGAGCCGGAACAACATCTCTGGGAAGATACCTCCGGCCATCTCTGGAATGAGGATACTCAACTATCTCAACCTGTCCCGGAACCATCTTGATGGAGAGATACCTCCATCCATTGCAACAATGCAGAGCTTGACCGCGGTTGACTTCTCATATAACAACTTGTCTGGGCTTGTGCCAGGAACTGGTCAATTCAGCTACTTCAATGCCACATCTTTTGTTGGTAACCCAGGCTTGTGTGGACCGTACCTCGGACCATGCCGCCCTGGTGTTGCTGGCACCGACCATGGTGGTCATGGTCATGGCGGGCTATCCAATGGTGTCAAACTGCTCATTGTCCTAGGCTTGTTGGCCTGCTCCATTGCATTTGCTGTCGGGGCGATTCTGAAGGCTCGGTCGTTGAAGAAAGCCAGTGAGGCACGTGTGTGGAAACTCACAGCATTCCAGCGCCTCGACTTCACCTGTGATGATGTGCTTGACTGCTTGAAGGAAGAAAACGTTATCGGCAAAGGTGGTGCTGGAATTGTGTACAAGGGGGCTATGCCTAACGGAGATCATGTTGCTGTGAAGCGTCTCCCAGCTATGGGCCGTGGCTCTTCACATGATCATGGTTTTTCAGCAGAGATACAGACACTTGGGAGAATTCGGCACCGCCATATTGTGCGTTTGCTAGGCTTCTGCTCAAACAATGAGACTAATTTGCTGGTTTATGAATACATGCCCAATGGAAGCCTGGGGGAGCTGCTCCATGGCAAGAAAGGCGGGCACCTTCACTGGGACACCCGGTACAAGATCGCCATT
Coding sequences:
- the LOC4334273 gene encoding leucine-rich repeat receptor-like serine/threonine-protein kinase BAM1; protein product: MHLRLLLLLVGVAAAAADADADADALLAAKAAMSDPTGALASWGGNGTRTNTTAAAAAHCAWAGVTCSSRGAVVGLDVSGLNLSGALPAELTGLRGLMRLSVGANAFSGPIPASLGRLQFLTYLNLSNNAFNGSFPAALARLRGLRVLDLYNNNLTSPLPMEVVQMPLLRHLHLGGNFFSGEIPPEYGRWGRMQYLAVSGNELSGKIPPELGNLTSLRELYIGYYNSYSGGLPPELGNLTELVRLDAANCGLSGEIPPELGKLQNLDTLFLQVNSLAGGIPSELGYLKSLSSLDLSNNVLTGEIPASFSELKNLTLLNLFRNKLRGDIPDFVGDLPSLEVLQLWENNFTGGVPRRLGRNGRLQLLDLSSNRLTGTLPPELCAGGKMHTLIALGNFLFGAIPDSLGECKSLSRVRLGENYLNGSIPKGLFELPKLTQVELQDNLLTGNFPAVSGAAAPNLGEISLSNNQLTGALPASIGNFSGVQKLLLDRNSFSGVVPPEIGRLQKLSKADLSSNALEGGVPPEIGKCRLLTYLDLSRNNISGKIPPAISGMRILNYLNLSRNHLDGEIPPSIATMQSLTAVDFSYNNLSGLVPGTGQFSYFNATSFVGNPGLCGPYLGPCRPGVAGTDHGGHGHGGLSNGVKLLIVLGLLACSIAFAVGAILKARSLKKASEARVWKLTAFQRLDFTCDDVLDCLKEENVIGKGGAGIVYKGAMPNGDHVAVKRLPAMGRGSSHDHGFSAEIQTLGRIRHRHIVRLLGFCSNNETNLLVYEYMPNGSLGELLHGKKGGHLHWDTRYKIAIEAAKGLCYLHHDCSPLILHRDVKSNNILLDSDFEAHVADFGLAKFLQDTGASECMSAIAGSYGYIAPEYAYTLKVDEKSDVYSFGVVLLELVTGRKPVGEFGDGVDIVQWVRMMTDSNKEQVMKVLDPRLSTVPLHEVMHVFYVALLCIEEQSVQRPTMREVVQILSELPKLAPRQGEVLSHAVDGFASNPPAPVPSGSAEALTGDAKDQQQQQTNSESTTPPDLISI